The stretch of DNA AGCGTTTCGGGGGGCGTTTCCGTGGGCCTGGCCCCCTGGCGGGCCATAGAAGACGACTGGGCCAGGCTTTTCGAGCTGGAGCTCGAGGCGCGGGCCGACGACGAGGGGGAGGGCGGGGACCCCCTGGACCGGGCCCTGTTCTCCGACCTCCTGGGGACCGGGACGCTCGACGGCTCGGTGTCCTCCCGGGCGGGTCTGACCCTCTTCCCCACCGCGGCGCTGGGACGGCTGAAGGCGACCTACTCCTGGCGCGAGGGGCGCGACAGGCGCATCATCCCCCGCGACGAGCGCTACGGCTCCCGGGACCTGGACTTCACCGGGCAGGTGAACCCGCTGGACTGGCTGCGGTTCTGGGGCGGCGGGAGTTTCGGGTGGGAGTGGCGGCGGGGGGCGCTGTCCTACTTCGGGGCGGGGGACGCGGACCGCGACGTGGATAGCTGGCAGGCGTGGTTCGAGCCGCGGTTCATTCTCGGGGCGTGGCGGCCGAGGATTCGCGCGGCGCGCGAGGTGAGCGTGCAGACCGCCTACGCCGGGGTGTCGGAATTGGCGAGCTGGGAGCTCACCCCGGCGCTGGAGCTGCGCATCGGCGGCCTGGGGGATTTGAGCCTGTCGTACCGCTGGCGGTCGAACGAATTGACCGGGCCGCCAACCACCGAGTCGCTGGTCTACCGGCGCCCGGGGGTGGATCATTACTGGCAGGCCTCGCTGCGGATAAGCATCCAGCAGTACGTGGCGATAACGTTTTCGTACACCGGGGAGGCCGAGCCGGGGCGGGAGACGGTGCACCGGGGGGAGATTTCGGCGAAGGTGTTTTTCTAAAAGGCGGCACCTCTGCGAGCCGCCTTTATCACGTTCCCTACCTCGACCCTCACCCCTACCCTCTCCCTGGAAGGGAGAGGGAGAGGATGTAGGGCGGGGATTCTATCCCCGCCGCTTTTTTCTAAGGCAGCCCTCACCCCTATCCCCTCTCCCACTGGGAGAGGGGGACTGCGTCGACCCTCACCCCCACCCTCTCCCTAGGAGGGAGAGGGGGAACGGGCGGTCCGTGCCTCGCAAATTGCGATGACGTAGGGGCGGGTCTGGCGACCCGCCCGCGGGCGACCGTGGACGGTCGCCCCTACGTGATATCGTTGTGTTTCGCAACGTAGGGCGGGGATTTTAATCCCCGCCGTTTCACCCCTCACCCCAACCCTCCCCCCCGAGGGGGGAGGGGGTCGTTAAGCGACCCGCCCGGTTACCTCGGTTCCTTCAACTGCGGCTGGCCGTCGAGCCAGACCTGGGCCACCTTGTCCCGGATGTCCAGCGGGTCGCCGTCCACCAAAAGTAAATCCGCCCGCTTCCCCTCCTCGATGCTCCCCAATTCCTTGTCCAGCCCCAAAAGCTCCGCGGGATTCAGCGTCATCGCCCGGAGCGCCACGTCGGCGGGCAGGCCGTGGCGCACGCAGAGCGCGGCGCTGTTGGCCAGCCACTGCACCCCCCAGGTGGCGTCGGTCTGGATGCAGACCCTGACGCCGGCGGCGTGGAGAATCGCGGCGTTGGCCGGGTTGACCCCCATAAGCTCGGCCTTGTAGCGCATCTCGATGAAGTGCGGCCCCAGGACGCAAAACACGCCCGCCTCCGCCAGCTCCTTTACCACTTTATACCCCTCGGTGCAGTGCTCGAGGGACATCTCCAGGCCGAACTCGTCGCGGATGCGCAGGGCGGTGAGGATGTCGTCGGCGCGGTGGCAGTGGCAGCGCGCGGTGAGCTTGCCCTCCAGCACCGGCAGCAGCGCCTCGTGCTTCAGGTCCACCTCGAAGGGGGCCACCGGCTCGCGGTCCTCGGCGGATTTTTTCTCCTGGGTCATTATCTGGGCGCCGTGGTGGAGCTTTTTGGCGGCGTAGTTGCGGGCGGCCTGGAGCGCCACGCGAAGGACGGCGGCGTTGGCCATGCGCGTCGCAGGCCGCTTTTTCTGCTCCACGCCGTAACTCACCTTGGGGTTGTACCCGAGCGCCATCTTCATCCCCACGGGGTAGGCGCGGATGAGCTCGACCACCGTGGCGCCCTTGGTGCGGATGGCGGCGACGGTGCCGCCGATGACGTTGGCCGACCCGGGCATGGTGGCCACGGTGGTCACCCCGGCGGCCAGTACGTCGGGGAAGGCCACGGCGTCCGGGTTCAGGGCGTCAATCACCCGCAGCTCCGGGGTCACCGGGTCGGTCATCTCGTTGCCGTCCCAGTTGTCCTCGCCCTGGGCCTCGTTGAAGACGCCGATATGGGCGTGGGCGTCAATCAGGCCGGGGACGAGGGTCATCCCCCGCGCCTCGATTCGCACCGCGCCGTCGGGGATCTTCACGTCTTTTTCGGGCCCCACGGCGACGATTCTCTCCCCAACTATTATCACGGTCCCCGGCTCGTAAACCGGACCGGAAACGGTGTGCACCCGGGCGCCGATGACGGCGGTCACTTTTTCCGCCATTTATCCTCCTTGAGCGGTTCCTGCCGGCGGGCGTGGACGCCCGCCCCTGCAAAATAATTTTCAGTCCAGAACGCGGCGGATGAGCGGCCGGCGCCCCGGCGGTTCGTCGCCCACGACCACCCCGCCCGAAAGCTGCCCCAGTGCCGCCCGGAGCCCGTCCTCGGTGGAGGCGTGGACGACGAGGAGCGGATCGCCCTCGGTCACCCGGTCCCCCGGTTTGGCGAAGAGCTCCACCCCGGCCTCGGGGTCCACTCGGTCCTCGACGGTGGAGCGCCCGGCTCCGGCGAGCCGCGCCGCCCGGCCGACGTTTCGGGCGTCCACCCGGCGCAGCCAGCCCGAGCGCGGCGCCTTCAGCTCCCCCGTGTGCGCTCCGCCCCGTTCTCTCCGGGCGAAGGCCGCCAGGTCGCCGCCCTGGGCCTGGACCATCCGCGCAAAAACCTCGCGCGCCGAGCCGTCGTCGAGTTTCCGTCGGGCCATATCCCGAGCCAGGGCGACGTTCTCCGCCAGCCCCGCCGCCTTCAGCCCCCGGGCGACGAGCTCCAGCGACAGCTCCCGCACCTCGGGAATCGCCTCCCCGGCGAGAACCGCCAGCGCCTCCTCGACCTCGAGGGCGTTGCCGACCTTTCTCCCCAGGGGGGAGCCCATATCGCTCAGGATGCAGACGCATCTGCGCCCGGCCGTCTCCGCCGCCCGCTTGATCCAGCGCGCCAGGCGCAGGGCCCGCGGCTGACTCGGGAAAAGCGCCCCCCGGCCGGTCTTCACGTCAATGATGAACGTATCCGCCCCGGCGGCCAGCTTCTTCCCCACGATGCTCGCCGTCACCAGGGGGATGGAGTCCACCGTGGCGGTCACGTCGCGCAGGTGATAGAGCCGGGTGTCGGCGGGGGCGATTTTTTCCGAGTGGCCGGCGATGAAGCAGCCCGTTTCGGCGAGAATCCGTCGGAACTCGTCCAGGGCGAGGTCGGTCCGGAATCCCGGCACGGCCTCGAGCTTGTCCAGTGTTCCGCCGGTGTGCCCGAGGGCCCGGCCGGACAGCTTGGGCACCGCGGCGCCGCACGCGGCCAGGAGCGGAACCGCCACCAAAGTGACGTTGTCCCCCACGCCCCCCGTGGAGTGCTTGTCCACCAGGGGGCGCCCGACGTCCGGCCAGGTGAGCCGTTCGCCGGAGTCCGCGATGGCCTCGGTGAGGGCGTACGTCTCCCGGAAATCCATCCCCCGCAGGTAGACGGCCATCAGGAGGGCGGCCGTCTGATAATCGGGCAGGCCGCCCCGGGTTACCGCCTGGACGAAGGCGCGCCAGGCGTCGGAGCTCCGGGACGAAGAACCCCCGCGCGTCGGTAAAACAGTAGCCGGTGAAGATGTGGGCCTCGCCCCCGACCAGGAGCAGGGTGGCCTCGTTGTAGGCCGGCTCCTCGCCCCCATCGGAACCGAGCTTGAGGTCGTGGTAGACGAGGGTGGCCGAGGGGTAGCCGTTCAGCTGCGGCATGACCTGATCGGAGAATATCGGATTCACGGCGTGGTTTTCGATGAGCTCCCGGAGGTCCTCGGCCAGAGCCCCGGTGGGATCCCGGCCCGCGGCGAGGGCGGCCGCCGTCCGCTCCGGGACGTCGGGCAGGCGGTACGCCTCCACGTAGCCCAGCTCGGATTCGTGGGCGGGATCGTCCAGGCGGACCAGGAACAGGTTGCCGGCCAGAGAGCGGTTCAGCCAGGCGCCGTTGGGGGTGACCGTCGAGTAGGGGTCCTCCTCGACGATTCTCCCCGGCCCGTAGAGCGCGGCGAAGTCGGTCTCGGCGGTGGCCGCCTCCGGTCCCGGGGGCTTCTCGACGGCTTGGTCGCCCTCGGCGAGGCGGGCCAGCGGGTCTTCTTTTTTCTTCTCGCCGCAACCGGCGGTCAACAAAAGGACCACGAGGGAGGGCAGTATCAGTCGTTTTCCCAGGGAACACATGTTCATAACGGTGTGAAAGGTTAGGGTTGCGGTTGTGTTCATTTCTGTCCGCCGGGGAAGACCCGGCGACCGTCCACGGTGAGGCTCCCCTTCAGCGCTTCGTACTCGGGC from bacterium encodes:
- a CDS encoding amidohydrolase, with translation MAEKVTAVIGARVHTVSGPVYEPGTVIIVGERIVAVGPEKDVKIPDGAVRIEARGMTLVPGLIDAHAHIGVFNEAQGEDNWDGNEMTDPVTPELRVIDALNPDAVAFPDVLAAGVTTVATMPGSANVIGGTVAAIRTKGATVVELIRAYPVGMKMALGYNPKVSYGVEQKKRPATRMANAAVLRVALQAARNYAAKKLHHGAQIMTQEKKSAEDREPVAPFEVDLKHEALLPVLEGKLTARCHCHRADDILTALRIRDEFGLEMSLEHCTEGYKVVKELAEAGVFCVLGPHFIEMRYKAELMGVNPANAAILHAAGVRVCIQTDATWGVQWLANSAALCVRHGLPADVALRAMTLNPAELLGLDKELGSIEEGKRADLLLVDGDPLDIRDKVAQVWLDGQPQLKEPR
- a CDS encoding thymidine phosphorylase, with the translated sequence MGARSRPTTRPPCSWSGARPTSSPATVLPTRGGSSSRSSDAWRAFVQAVTRGGLPDYQTAALLMAVYLRGMDFRETYALTEAIADSGERLTWPDVGRPLVDKHSTGGVGDNVTLVAVPLLAACGAAVPKLSGRALGHTGGTLDKLEAVPGFRTDLALDEFRRILAETGCFIAGHSEKIAPADTRLYHLRDVTATVDSIPLVTASIVGKKLAAGADTFIIDVKTGRGALFPSQPRALRLARWIKRAAETAGRRCVCILSDMGSPLGRKVGNALEVEEALAVLAGEAIPEVRELSLELVARGLKAAGLAENVALARDMARRKLDDGSAREVFARMVQAQGGDLAAFARRERGGAHTGELKAPRSGWLRRVDARNVGRAARLAGAGRSTVEDRVDPEAGVELFAKPGDRVTEGDPLLVVHASTEDGLRAALGQLSGGVVVGDEPPGRRPLIRRVLD